The Medicago truncatula cultivar Jemalong A17 chromosome 4, MtrunA17r5.0-ANR, whole genome shotgun sequence genome includes a region encoding these proteins:
- the LOC11405546 gene encoding protein NRT1/ PTR FAMILY 6.3 produces the protein MSTLPQTQGQTIQDAWDCKGHPAERSKTGGWTSSAMILGVEACERLTTMGIAVNLVTYLTGTMHLGNASSANIVTNFMGTCFMLCLLGGFVADTFIGRYLTIAIFATVEAIGVTILTISTIIPSLHPPKCTKSNLKSCEPANNIQLTVLYIALYVTALGIGGLKSSVSGFGSDQFDETNEVEKNHMVKFFNWFFFFISIGSLTAVTILVYIQDHVGRDWGYGMCVCAIVVALCVFLYGTKRYRFKKLAGSPLTQIAVVYVAAWRKRNMELPYDSSLLFNVDDIEDEMLRKKKQVLPHSKQFRFLDKAAIKDPKTDGNEINVVRKWYLSTLTDVEEVKLVLRMLPIWATTIMFWTVYAQMTTFSVSQATTLNRHIGKSFQIPPASLTAFFIGSILLTIPIYDRVIVPITRKIFKNPQGLTPLQRIGVGLVFSIFAMVAAALTELKRMRMAHLHNLTHNPNSEIPMSVFWLIPQFFFVGSGEAFTYIGQLDFFLRECPKGMKTMSTGLFLSTLSLGFFFSSLLVTLVHKVTSQHKPWLADNLNEAKLYNFYWLLALLSVLNLVIYLLCANWYVYKDKRLAEEGIELEEADTACHA, from the exons ATGAGTACTCTCCCTCAAACTCAGGGGCAAACAATTCAAGATGCATGGGACTGCAAGGGTCACCCTGCAGAAAGGTCCAAAACTGGTGGTTGGACATCATCTGCAATGATCTTAg GAGTAGAAGCATGTGAGAGGTTAACAACAATGGGCATAGCTGTAAATTTGGTGACATATTTGACTGGAACTATGCATTTAGGAAATGCTTCCTCTGCTAACATAGTCACCAACTTCATGGGAACATGTTTTATGCTTTGTTTGCTTGGTGGTTTTGTAGCCGACACTTTTATTGGAAG ATACCTCACCATAGCCATATTTGCAACTGTTGAAGCAATT GGTGTTACAATCTTGACAATATCAACAATAATTCCAAGCCTACATCCACCAAAATGCACAAAAAGCAATCTCAAATCTTGTGAACCAGCAAACAACATTCAACTAACGGTTCTATACATAGCTCTATACGTGACTGCACTTGGAATAGGTGGATTGAAATCAAGTGTCTCCGGCTTTGGTTCAGACCAATTCGACGAAACAAACGAAGTCGAAAAAAATCACATGGTTAAATTCTTCAACTGGTTCTTCTTTTTCATAAGCATAGGTTCATTAACAGCAGTGACAATTCTTGTTTACATTCAAGATCATGTTGGAAGAGATTGGGGTTATGGAATGTGTGTTTGTGCTATTGTTGTtgctctttgtgtgttcttATATGGAACAAAGAGGTATCGGTTTAAGAAACTTGCTGGTAGTCCTTTGACTCAGATTGCAGTGGTTTATGTGGCTGCTTGGAGGAAGAGGAACATGGAACTGCCATATGATTCCTCGTTGttgtttaatgttgatgatattgAAGATGAAATGTTGAGGAAGAAGAAGCAGGTGTTGCCACATAGCAAGCAATTTCG GTTCTTGGACAAGGCAGCAATCAAGGACCCAAAAACAGATGGTAATGAAATTAATGTGGTAAGGAAATGGTATCTATCAACCTTAACAGATGTTGAAGAAGTAAAATTGGTTTTAAGAATGTTACCAATATGGGCCACAACGATAATGTTTTGGACAGTATATGCACAAATGACCACATTCTCAGTATCACAAGCAACAACATTAAACCGTCACATAggaaaatcatttcaaatcccaCCAGCATCTCTAACTGCTTTCTTCATTGGTAGCATCCTCTTAACAATCCCAATTTATGATCGTGTCATTGTTcccataacaagaaaaatcttcaaaaacccACAAGGACTAACACCTTTACAACGCATTGGTGTTGGTttggttttctcaatttttgcAATGGTTGCAGCAGCACTCACGGAATTAAAACGTATGAGAATGGCACATTTGCATAATTTGACACACAATCCAAATTCGGAGATTCCAATGAGTGTGTTTTGGTTGATCCCACAATTCTTCTTTGTGGGGTCAGGTGAAGCATTTACTTATATAGGACAATTGGATTTTTTCTTAAGGGAATGTCCTAAAGGGATGAAGACTATGAGCACGGGTTTGTTTTTGAGTACATTGTCTTTGGGATTTTTCTTTAGCTCTTTATTGGTTACTTTGGTCCACAAGGTGACAAGTCAGCATAAGCCCTGGCTTGCTGATAATCTTAATGAGGCAAAGCTTTATAACTTTTATTGGCTTTTGGCTTTGTTGAGTGTTTTAAATTTGGTCATATACTTGCTTTGTGCTAATTGGTATGTTTATAAGGATAAAAGGCTTGCTGAGGAAGGCATAGAATTAGAGGAAGCAGATACAGCTTGCCATGCATAG
- the LOC25493614 gene encoding oxysterol-binding protein-related protein 2A isoform X2, translated as MLAEFSDLQEKLQILCQERSGLFDTIRQLEAANLEPEGSALHDSEYQLTKNGFSSLGRGKYSECSTTESSDDIEKHEVEEVSEEDEISYYDTRDYFSDSGFRCGSKGAPNRVNMSAEAVKQGIDMENSHVETMMYDDYGYPQIVRRKKLPDPVEKEKGVSLWSMIKDNVGKDLTRVCLPVYFNEPISSLQKCFEDLEYSYLLDRAYEHGKKGNSLLRALNVAAFAVSGYASSEGRHCKPFNPLLGETYEADFPDKGVRFFSEKVSHHPTVVACHCEGRGWRFWADSNIHSKFWGRSIQLDPVGVLTLEFDDGEIFQWSKVTTTIYNLILGKLYCDHHGNMEIRGNRQYSCRLKFKEQTLLDRNPRQVTGFVEDTMGKKAATLFGKWDDSIYYFDGDVNVKPKDYTSSNGTLLWKRTRPPPNLTRYNLTSFAITLNELTPGLKEKLPPTDSRLRPDQRHLENGEFEKANMEKQRLEKRQRMSRKMQENGWEPKWFRKEGENGTFRYTGGYWEARAVGSWDGCPNIFGEFQESIIDPFDAS; from the exons ATGCTTGCAGAGTTTTCAGATTTACAAGAGAAGCTTCAAATTCTTTGTCAAGAACGATCTGGTTTGTTTGATACCATTAGGCAATTAGAg GCAGCTAACCTTGAACCCGAGGGATCTGCTTTGCATGACAGCGAATACCAATTAACAAAGAATGGATTTTCCAGTCTAGGGCGTGGAAAATATAGCG AATGCAGTACAACGGAATCATCCGATGATATTGAAAAACACGAGGTAGAGGAAGTGTCAGAAGAAGATGAAATCTCATATTATGATACTAGAGACTATTTTTCAGACTCTGGTTTTAGGTGTGGGTCAAAAGGAGCACCAAATCGAGTGAACATGTCTGCGGAAGCTGTTAAACAAGGCATTGATATGGAAAATAGTCATGTTGAGACAATGATGTATGATGATTATGGGTATCCTCAGATAGTAAGGCGGAAAAAGCTTCCGGATCCTGTTGAGAAGGAGAAGGGCGTTAGTCTTTGGTCCATGATCAAAGACAATGTGGGCAAAGATCTCACACGCGTTTGCCTTCCAGTATACTTTAATGAGCCAATATCATCCCTTCAGAAATGTTTTGAGGATTTGGAGTACTCCTATCTTCTGGATAGAGCATATGAGCATGGGAAAAAG GGAAACAGTCTCCTTCGGGCATTGAACGTTGCTGCCTTTGCTGTTTCTGGATATGCATCATCAGAAGGTCGTCATTGTAAGCCCTTTAATCCCTTGTTAGGGGAAACTTACGAAGCCGACTTTCCTGACAAAGGAGTTCGCTTCTTTTCTGAGAAG GTTAGTCACCATCCAACAGTGGTTGCCTGCCATTGTGAAGGTAGAGGATGGAGGTTTTGGGCAGACAGTAACATTCATTCAAAGTTTTGGGGAAGGTCAATTCAACTTGACCCAGTTGGAGTTCTGACCCTAGAGTTTGATGATGGTGAAATATTTCAGTGGAGCAAG GTTACTACTACAATATATAACCTTATCCTTGGCAAACTATATTGTGATCATCATGGGAATATGGAAATCCGTGGTAATCGCCAGTATTCCTGCAGGCTCAAGTTCAAAGAGCAGACGCTTCTTGACCGAAATCCTCGCCAG GTGACTGGATTTGTTGAAGATACAATGGGAAAAAAAGCAGCCACATTATTTGGCAAATGGGATGAcagcatttattattttgatggtGATGTGAATGTCAAACCTAAAGATTACACTTCGTCAAATGGAACATTGTTGTGGAAAAGGACTAGGCCACCACCAAATCTGACTCGGTACAACTTGACATCATTTGCCATCACACTGAATGAGCTTACCCCAGGACTAAAG GAGAAGCTTCCACCCACGGATTCCAGGCTGAGACCTGATCAACGACACTTAGAGAACGGGGAATTCGAGAAGGCAAATATGGAGAAACAAAGATTGGAAAAGAGACAAAGAATG TCAAGGAAAATGCAAGAAAATGGTTGGGAACCTAAGTGGTTTCGCAAAGAAGGTGAAAATGGAACGTTTAGATATACCGGTGGATATTGGGAAGCAAGAGCTGTAGGATCATGGGATGGATGCCCAAATATATTTGGTGAATTTCAAGAAAGCATAATTGATCCTTTTGATGCATCTTGA
- the LOC25493614 gene encoding oxysterol-binding protein-related protein 2A isoform X1: MRVKEMHPLCCISLESPGIGSNSPESYTAALSRARSLPASGSDCIVRRGGSEATVAGVLYKWTNYGKGWRSRWFLLRNGVLSYSKIRSPENLNLFSSIDDVHLIGDVTTSRLARMDRDAGNALRRQKSHKPSSSSSPSVVHLKISSFRESKSDDRKFYIFTATKTLHLRTDSRKDRVAWIQALVSTRSLYPLNGHHLSLAPYHISVSTERLKKRLLEEGSSENLVKECEQIMLAEFSDLQEKLQILCQERSGLFDTIRQLEAANLEPEGSALHDSEYQLTKNGFSSLGRGKYSECSTTESSDDIEKHEVEEVSEEDEISYYDTRDYFSDSGFRCGSKGAPNRVNMSAEAVKQGIDMENSHVETMMYDDYGYPQIVRRKKLPDPVEKEKGVSLWSMIKDNVGKDLTRVCLPVYFNEPISSLQKCFEDLEYSYLLDRAYEHGKKGNSLLRALNVAAFAVSGYASSEGRHCKPFNPLLGETYEADFPDKGVRFFSEKVSHHPTVVACHCEGRGWRFWADSNIHSKFWGRSIQLDPVGVLTLEFDDGEIFQWSKVTTTIYNLILGKLYCDHHGNMEIRGNRQYSCRLKFKEQTLLDRNPRQVTGFVEDTMGKKAATLFGKWDDSIYYFDGDVNVKPKDYTSSNGTLLWKRTRPPPNLTRYNLTSFAITLNELTPGLKEKLPPTDSRLRPDQRHLENGEFEKANMEKQRLEKRQRMSRKMQENGWEPKWFRKEGENGTFRYTGGYWEARAVGSWDGCPNIFGEFQESIIDPFDAS, from the exons aTGCGTGTGAAGGAAATGCACCCGTTGTGCTGCATCTCATTGGAGAGTCCAGGGATCGGAAGTAATTCACCAGAGTCATACACGGCGGCGCTTTCGAGGGCGAGGAGTTTACCGGCGAGTGGATCTGACTGCATTGTTCGCCGTGGAGGATCAGAAGCCACGGTTGCCGGAGTTCTTTACAAATGGACTAATTACGGCAAAGGATGGAGATCCCGATGGTTCCTCCTCCGCAATGGCGTACTTTCTTACTCCAAGATCCGTTCACCGGAGAATCTCAATCTGTTCTCTTCAATCGACGACGTTCACTTAATCGGAGATGTTACCACGTCTCGTCTCGCCAGAATGGATAGAGACGCCGGAAATGCTCTTCGCCGTCAGAAGAGTCATaaaccttcttcatcttcttctccttcagTTGTTCATCTAAAG ATCTCATCTTTTAGAGAGAGCAAATCAGATGACAGAAAATTCTACATATTCACAGCAACAAAGACACTTCATTTGAGAACTGATTCAAGGAAAGACCGTGTAGCGTGGATACAAGCTTTGGTTTCAACTCGAAGCTTGTATCCACTAAACGGTCATCATCTATCTCTTGCACCCTATCATATATCTGTATCAACCGAGAGGCTGAAGAAACGTTTGCTTGAAGAGGGTAGCAGTGAAAATCTTGTGAAGGAGTGTGAGCAAATCATGCTTGCAGAGTTTTCAGATTTACAAGAGAAGCTTCAAATTCTTTGTCAAGAACGATCTGGTTTGTTTGATACCATTAGGCAATTAGAg GCAGCTAACCTTGAACCCGAGGGATCTGCTTTGCATGACAGCGAATACCAATTAACAAAGAATGGATTTTCCAGTCTAGGGCGTGGAAAATATAGCG AATGCAGTACAACGGAATCATCCGATGATATTGAAAAACACGAGGTAGAGGAAGTGTCAGAAGAAGATGAAATCTCATATTATGATACTAGAGACTATTTTTCAGACTCTGGTTTTAGGTGTGGGTCAAAAGGAGCACCAAATCGAGTGAACATGTCTGCGGAAGCTGTTAAACAAGGCATTGATATGGAAAATAGTCATGTTGAGACAATGATGTATGATGATTATGGGTATCCTCAGATAGTAAGGCGGAAAAAGCTTCCGGATCCTGTTGAGAAGGAGAAGGGCGTTAGTCTTTGGTCCATGATCAAAGACAATGTGGGCAAAGATCTCACACGCGTTTGCCTTCCAGTATACTTTAATGAGCCAATATCATCCCTTCAGAAATGTTTTGAGGATTTGGAGTACTCCTATCTTCTGGATAGAGCATATGAGCATGGGAAAAAG GGAAACAGTCTCCTTCGGGCATTGAACGTTGCTGCCTTTGCTGTTTCTGGATATGCATCATCAGAAGGTCGTCATTGTAAGCCCTTTAATCCCTTGTTAGGGGAAACTTACGAAGCCGACTTTCCTGACAAAGGAGTTCGCTTCTTTTCTGAGAAG GTTAGTCACCATCCAACAGTGGTTGCCTGCCATTGTGAAGGTAGAGGATGGAGGTTTTGGGCAGACAGTAACATTCATTCAAAGTTTTGGGGAAGGTCAATTCAACTTGACCCAGTTGGAGTTCTGACCCTAGAGTTTGATGATGGTGAAATATTTCAGTGGAGCAAG GTTACTACTACAATATATAACCTTATCCTTGGCAAACTATATTGTGATCATCATGGGAATATGGAAATCCGTGGTAATCGCCAGTATTCCTGCAGGCTCAAGTTCAAAGAGCAGACGCTTCTTGACCGAAATCCTCGCCAG GTGACTGGATTTGTTGAAGATACAATGGGAAAAAAAGCAGCCACATTATTTGGCAAATGGGATGAcagcatttattattttgatggtGATGTGAATGTCAAACCTAAAGATTACACTTCGTCAAATGGAACATTGTTGTGGAAAAGGACTAGGCCACCACCAAATCTGACTCGGTACAACTTGACATCATTTGCCATCACACTGAATGAGCTTACCCCAGGACTAAAG GAGAAGCTTCCACCCACGGATTCCAGGCTGAGACCTGATCAACGACACTTAGAGAACGGGGAATTCGAGAAGGCAAATATGGAGAAACAAAGATTGGAAAAGAGACAAAGAATG TCAAGGAAAATGCAAGAAAATGGTTGGGAACCTAAGTGGTTTCGCAAAGAAGGTGAAAATGGAACGTTTAGATATACCGGTGGATATTGGGAAGCAAGAGCTGTAGGATCATGGGATGGATGCCCAAATATATTTGGTGAATTTCAAGAAAGCATAATTGATCCTTTTGATGCATCTTGA